From one Candoia aspera isolate rCanAsp1 chromosome 17, rCanAsp1.hap2, whole genome shotgun sequence genomic stretch:
- the SAC3D1 gene encoding SAC3 domain-containing protein 1 produces the protein MGDGEAEAEGPPRPATCPGMCPAAEYARRRREGRLHRLELGPPPGRLPDPARAVKEYSRPAAGQAPPRPADLRPPAVLLATVRHLLGRADEAGEAAPAERCAFVADRLRAVRLDLALQRAPAAPRAALLERALLFLLHAGARLGARARPDGPLHDAQLRETFAALRRAYRRHAAPAQPRFQALFLLYHLGSPDALWEILQLADDIRASPDLRAALAINWAFLERNFARFFRLARELPYLPSCALHPHLVRARRLALLTFSHGFSTRNCRYPLARLAHLLATDGPEEAAELCQVHGLTVIEDGVIFRKGSFQDSAPLEDRVPHLLVAEKWTGTLLELSERVCS, from the exons ATGGGCGACGGCGAGGCGGAAGCGGAGGGCCCACCGCGGCCCGCCACCTGCCCGGGGATGTGCCCGGCGGCGGAGTACGCGCGGCGGCGGCGCGAGGGCCGGCTGCACCGGCTGGAGCTGGGGCCGCCGCCGGGGCGCCTCCCGGACCCGGCGCGGGCGGTGAAGGAGTACTCGCGGCCGGCGGCCGGGCAGGCGCCGCCGCGGCCCGCCGACCTGCGCCCGCCCGCCGTCCTGCTGGCCACGGTGCGGCACCTGCTGGGCCGGGCGGACGAGGCGGGCGAGGCGGCGCCGGCCGAGCGCTGCGCCTTCGTGGCCGACCGCCTGCGCGCCGTGCGCCTGGACCTCGCGCTGCAGCGCGCGCCCGCCGCTCCCCGCGCCGCCCTGCTGGAGCGCGCCCTGCTCTTCCTGCTGCACGCCGGCGCCCGCCTCGGCGCCCGCGCCCGCCCCGACGGCCCGCTGCACGACGCCCAGCTGCGGGAGACCTTCGCCGCCCTGCGCCGCGCCTACCGCCGCCACGCCGCGCCCGCCCAGCCGCGCTTCCAGGCCCTCTTCCTGCTCTACCACCTGG GTTCCCCGGATGCACTCTGGGAGATCCTCCAGCTGGCCGACGACATCCGAGCTTCTCCCGATCTCAGGGCCGCCCTCGCCATCAACTGGGCTTTCCTGGAGCGCAACTTTGCCCGTTTCTTCCGCCTGGCTCGGGAACTCCCTTACCTGCCCAGCTGCGCCCTCCATCCCCACCTGGTGAGGGCCCGGCGCCTGGCCCTGCTCACCTTCAGCCATGGCTTCAGCACGAGGAACTGCCGCTACCCCTTGGCCCGGCTGGCCCATCTGCTGGCTACCGACGGCCCCGAAGAGGCTGCCGAATTGTGCCAGGTGCATGGCTTGACCGTGATCGAGGATGGTGTCATCTTCCGGAAAGGATCCTTCCAGGACTCGGCTCCCCTGGAGGACAGGGTTCCCCACCTCCTTGTGGCTGAGAAATGGACAGGGACCCTGTTGGAACTCTCAGAGAGGGTCTGCAGTTGA